In one window of Electrophorus electricus isolate fEleEle1 chromosome 15, fEleEle1.pri, whole genome shotgun sequence DNA:
- the pde9al gene encoding high affinity cGMP-specific 3',5'-cyclic phosphodiesterase 9A produces the protein MGSSSSSYAPRTIYLDVEGKVQKVLFSRHCSPCDIKELLCSSSNIPRNTAIMLMDPEGSLLSIDPTMPTNSASSLYKVIPVSDRQLGEKEDMFQNVISQVAEQFSRAFKIDELKTEVANRLATLEKRVELEGVKVVEIEKCKNDMKKLRDEMTSRGGRVNCPCKYNFSDDGKKLTPRRDVPDYPKYTLSQETIEALKKPTFDVWHWEHNEMLSCLEYMYHDLGLVKEFTINPITLKRWLLAIQENYRSNPFHNFRHCFCVSQMMYGMIHLCNLQDKLTLTDLGMLMTAAICHDLDHPGYNNTYQINARTELAVRYNDISPLENHHCAVAFQILALPECNIFANVDAEAFKQIRQAIITLILATDMARHREILNSFKHRVDNFDFTNEEHVTCLKMVLIKCCDISNEVRPTEVAEPWVDCLLEEYFMQSDREKSEGLPVAPFMDRDKVTKPTAQIGFIKFVLIPMFETVMKLFPQIEEIVVQPLRDSRDHYEELKQIDEAMSEAQKKKTENMSLGRKKE, from the exons ATGGGCTCCAGCTCTTCATCCTATGCCCCCAGAACCATCTACCTGGATGTGGAAGGCAAAGTACAGAAG GTCCTGTTCAGTCGTCACTGTAGCCCATGTGACATTAAAGAATTGCTGTGTTCCTCATCCAACATCCCCAG AAACACAGCTATAATGCTGATGGACCCTGAGGGGTCTCTGCTGTCTATAGATCCTACCATGCCTACAAACTCTGCCAG TTCACTGTACAAAGTCATCCCGGTGTCCGACAGACAGCTGGGAG AGAAGGAAGACATGTTCCAGAACGTGATATCACAGGTGGCAGAGCAGTTCAGCAG GGCCTTCAAGATTGACGAACTGAAAACGGAAGTAGCAAACAGGCTGGCTACACTGGAGAAGAGAGTGGAGC TAGAAGGTGTGAAGGTTGTGGAGATTGAGAAGTGTAAGAACGACATGAAGAAGCTAAGAGATGAAATGACGTCTAGGGGAGGAAG AGTGAATTGCCCATGTAAGTACAACTTCTCGGATGATGGAAAGAAATTAACCCCTAGGCGTGACGTGCCTGACTATCCAAAG TACACACTGTCTCAGGAGACGATTGAAGCTCTGAAGAAACCGACCTTTGATGTCTGGCACTGGGAGCACAACGAA atgcTGAGCTGTCTGGAGTACATGTACCATGACCTAGGCCTGGTGAAGGAGTTCACCATTAATCCCATCACTCTCAAACGCTGGCTG CTTGCCATTCAGGAGAATTACCGTAGCAACCCCTTCCATAACTTCCGCCATTGCTTCTGTGTTAGTCAGATGATGTATGGCATGATCCACCTGTGCAACCTTCAG GACAAGCTCACACTGACAGATCTGGGCATGTTAATGACAGCTGCAATATGCCACGACCTGGATCACCCTGGATACAACAACAC GTATCAGATAAATGCCCGCACAGAACTAGCGGTGCGCTACAATGACATCTCTCCTTTGGAGAACCACCACTGTGCCGTTGCCTTCCAGATCCTCGCGCTGCCCGAGTGCAATATCTTTGCCAATGTGGACGCTGAGGCCTTTAAACAAATACGGCAG GCAATCATTACGCTGATTCTGGCTACAGATATGGCCCGCCACAGAGAGATCCTGAACTCCTTCAAGCACAGAGTTGACAACTTTGACTTCACCAACGAGGAGCATGTGACTTGT ctgaagATGGTCCTGATTAAGTGCTGTGACATTTCCAACGAAGTCCGACCCACAGAAGTGGCCGAGCCGTGGGTGGACTGCCTGTTGGAGGAATACTTCATGCAG AGTGACCGAGAGAAGTCAGAGGGTCTGCCCGTCGCTCCCTTTATGGACAGAGACAAAGTGACCAAGCCCACTGCCCAGATTGGCTTCATCAAGTTCGTCCTTATCCCCATGTTTGAAACGGTCATGAAG ctctTCCCACAGATTGAGGAGATCGTGGTTCAGCCCCTGCGGGACTCGAGAGACCACTATGAAGAGCTGAAGCAGATCGATGAGGCCATGTCTGAG gcacagaagaaaaaaacagaaaatatgtcATTAGGAAGGAAGAAGGAATGA